A single window of Intrasporangium calvum DSM 43043 DNA harbors:
- the argB gene encoding acetylglutamate kinase has protein sequence MTPQPHQNLRGLIDAAAIRVAAGKATTLVEALPWLERFRGALVVVKYGGNAMVDDGLKKAFAQDIAFLRYAGLRPVVVHGGGPQIKAMLERLGMRSEFKGGLRVTTPEVMDVVRMVLTGQVGRELVGLLNQHGPIAVGLSGEDAGLLGARRRGTEIDGELVDLGLVGDVESVNPSAVLDILAAGRVPVVSTVAPDLDVEGRVLNVNADTAAAALAVALKAEKLVVLTDVEGIYADWPDRSSLLSSIEASAARELLARVDEGMVPKLEACIRAVEGGVPQAHVVDGRQAHSLLLEVFTDEGIGTMVLPDGGSDS, from the coding sequence ATGACACCGCAGCCGCACCAGAACCTCCGGGGCCTCATCGACGCCGCTGCGATCCGCGTCGCCGCAGGCAAGGCCACGACCCTCGTCGAGGCGCTGCCGTGGCTGGAGCGCTTTCGGGGTGCCCTCGTCGTCGTCAAGTACGGCGGGAACGCCATGGTCGACGACGGGCTGAAGAAGGCGTTCGCGCAGGACATTGCGTTCCTCCGCTACGCCGGCCTACGGCCGGTCGTCGTCCATGGAGGCGGTCCGCAGATCAAGGCGATGCTCGAGCGCCTCGGCATGCGCAGCGAGTTCAAGGGCGGACTTCGCGTCACGACGCCGGAGGTGATGGACGTCGTCCGGATGGTCCTGACCGGCCAGGTCGGTCGCGAGCTCGTCGGCCTGCTGAACCAGCACGGCCCCATCGCTGTCGGCCTCTCGGGAGAGGACGCGGGGCTCCTCGGCGCCCGTCGACGCGGGACCGAGATCGACGGGGAGCTGGTTGACCTCGGCCTCGTGGGGGACGTCGAGAGCGTCAACCCCTCGGCCGTGCTCGACATCCTCGCGGCGGGGCGGGTGCCCGTCGTGTCGACGGTCGCCCCGGACCTCGACGTCGAGGGACGGGTGCTCAACGTCAATGCCGACACGGCGGCCGCGGCCCTGGCCGTGGCCCTGAAGGCCGAGAAGCTCGTCGTGCTGACGGACGTCGAAGGGATCTACGCGGACTGGCCCGACCGTTCTTCCCTCCTGTCATCCATCGAGGCCTCGGCCGCCAGGGAACTGCTCGCCCGGGTCGACGAGGGCATGGTGCCCAAGCTGGAGGCGTGCATCCGGGCCGTGGAGGGGGGCGTTCCCCAGGCTCACGTCGTCGACGGTCGCCAGGCCCACTCGCTCCTCCTCGAGGTCTTCACCGACGAGGGCATCGGCACCATGGTCCTCCCGGACGGGGGGAGCGACTCGTGA
- a CDS encoding acetylornithine transaminase, with product MTVGSDLLHRYSGAMVQVFGPPQLVLASGHGCWVTDVDGKRYLDLLSGIAVNALGHGHPALVQAVAKQAEQAIHISNFFTSEPAILLAERLLTLANAPAGSGVFFANSGAEAIEAAIKLSRRTGRKRIVALEGSFHGRTTGALALTHKPAYREPFEPLIPEVTFVPPGDEEALREAVDEATAALVIEPIQGEAGVRELTAEYLRLARELTSRHGALLVLDEIQTGIGRTGHWFAHQAAGIIPDAMTLAKGLGGGVPIGALVTFGGEVSTLLGAGQHGTTFGGNPLACAAGLAVLDTIEREDLLGNARTVGAMLDSLTLDGVSATRGRGLLRAIELSGIPAPAAMAAAREAGFIVNAVTPTALRLTPPLILTEAELQGFIDALPAILETARSAS from the coding sequence GTGACCGTCGGCAGCGACCTCCTCCACCGGTACTCGGGGGCGATGGTCCAGGTCTTCGGCCCGCCCCAGCTCGTGCTCGCATCCGGCCATGGCTGCTGGGTGACCGACGTCGACGGCAAGCGCTATCTGGACCTGCTCTCCGGAATCGCGGTCAACGCCCTCGGCCATGGCCACCCGGCGCTGGTCCAAGCCGTGGCCAAGCAGGCCGAGCAGGCCATCCACATCAGCAACTTCTTCACCTCCGAGCCGGCCATCCTCCTCGCCGAGCGGCTCCTCACCCTGGCGAACGCACCGGCCGGCTCCGGCGTCTTCTTCGCCAACTCCGGTGCCGAGGCGATCGAGGCTGCCATCAAGCTCTCTCGCCGCACGGGAAGGAAGCGCATCGTCGCCCTGGAGGGTTCGTTCCACGGGCGCACGACCGGGGCGTTGGCGCTGACCCACAAGCCGGCCTACCGCGAGCCCTTCGAGCCCCTCATTCCGGAGGTGACCTTCGTCCCCCCTGGCGACGAGGAAGCCCTTCGCGAGGCGGTCGACGAGGCGACGGCTGCCCTCGTCATCGAGCCGATCCAGGGCGAGGCCGGGGTTCGTGAGCTCACCGCCGAGTACCTCCGACTGGCCCGGGAGCTCACCTCCCGGCACGGCGCCCTCCTGGTCCTCGACGAGATCCAGACCGGCATCGGTCGTACCGGGCACTGGTTCGCCCACCAGGCCGCGGGCATCATCCCCGACGCGATGACGCTGGCCAAGGGCCTGGGCGGCGGGGTCCCCATCGGGGCCCTGGTGACGTTCGGGGGTGAGGTCAGCACCCTGCTCGGCGCCGGGCAGCACGGCACCACGTTCGGCGGGAACCCCCTCGCCTGCGCGGCCGGCTTGGCCGTGCTCGACACCATTGAGCGAGAGGACCTGCTCGGCAACGCGCGCACAGTCGGGGCGATGCTCGACTCCTTGACCCTCGACGGGGTCTCAGCCACCCGCGGGCGGGGCCTCCTGCGCGCGATCGAGCTGAGCGGCATCCCGGCTCCCGCGGCGATGGCCGCCGCGCGGGAGGCCGGCTTCATCGTCAACGCCGTCACTCCGACGGCCCTCCGTCTCACCCCGCCACTGATCCTCACGGAGGCTGAGCTCCAAGGCTTCATCGACGCCCTGCCGGCCATCCTCGAGACGGCACGGTCGGCGTCGTGA
- the argR gene encoding arginine repressor produces MSRTQRQARILELLAEHEVKSQGELSDLLVSEGIEVTQATLSRDLVEVGAVKVRRGRALVYAVPGDGSEAAATGTIGDSASARLRRTCEELLVSATPAQNLVVLRTPPGAANYLASAIDQTRDPAVIGTLAGDDTIMLVAASPSKAAAIATRLQGLVGSRD; encoded by the coding sequence GTGAGCCGCACCCAGCGCCAGGCGCGGATCCTCGAGCTCCTCGCGGAGCACGAGGTCAAGAGCCAGGGTGAGCTGTCGGACCTCCTCGTCTCCGAGGGGATCGAGGTGACCCAGGCGACGCTGTCGCGGGACCTCGTCGAGGTCGGCGCGGTCAAGGTGCGGCGTGGGCGCGCACTCGTCTATGCGGTCCCGGGTGACGGCAGTGAGGCAGCGGCGACGGGGACGATCGGCGACAGTGCCAGCGCCCGCCTGCGCCGGACCTGCGAGGAGCTCCTCGTCTCAGCCACGCCCGCGCAGAACCTCGTCGTCCTCCGCACGCCACCGGGCGCGGCCAACTACCTCGCCTCAGCGATCGACCAGACCCGCGACCCAGCCGTCATCGGCACGCTCGCCGGGGATGACACGATCATGCTCGTCGCGGCCTCTCCGTCGAAGGCGGCGGCGATCGCCACCCGGCTCCAGGGCCTCGTCGGCTCCCGTGACTGA
- the argH gene encoding argininosuccinate lyase — protein MTADAPQPAERLSLWGGRFATGPDQALAALSKSTHFDWRLAAHDIAGSRAHARVLYAAGLLSDGDLAGMLVGLDDLAADVRSGAFVPAVEDEDVHTALERGLIERVGPELGGRLRAGRSRNDQVATLFRMYLRERARVVGALVLDVVDALVAQAETHLGVAMPGRTHLQHAQPVLLSHHLLAHAWALLRDVDRLRDWDARTDASPYGSGALAGSSLGLDPEVVARELGFARAVENSIDGTASRDFAAEFAFVCAMTAVDISRIAEEVVLWATKEFSFITLDDAYSTGSSIMPQKKNPDVAELARGKAGRLVGDLTGLLTTLKALPLAYNRDLQEDKEPVFDAIDTLEVLLPAFSGMLATMTVNTERLQALAPQGFALATDIAEWLVRAGVPFRTAHEVAGACVRECESRGIELWDLSDEDFARIDPHLTPTVRDVLSVEGSLASRDAVGGTAPVRVAEQLVAARDRSAGARGWAERVTV, from the coding sequence ATGACTGCTGACGCGCCGCAGCCCGCCGAACGGCTCAGCCTGTGGGGTGGGCGCTTCGCGACCGGGCCCGACCAGGCTCTCGCGGCCCTGTCCAAGAGCACCCACTTCGACTGGCGGCTGGCTGCCCACGACATCGCAGGCTCCCGTGCCCACGCGCGAGTGCTGTATGCCGCTGGGCTCCTTTCCGACGGAGACCTCGCCGGGATGCTGGTGGGGTTGGACGACCTCGCGGCCGACGTGCGGTCCGGCGCCTTCGTGCCCGCTGTCGAGGACGAGGACGTCCACACGGCACTCGAGCGGGGCCTGATCGAGCGGGTCGGGCCCGAGCTCGGCGGCCGGCTCCGCGCCGGGCGCTCCCGCAACGACCAGGTCGCCACGCTGTTCCGGATGTACCTGCGCGAGCGCGCGCGTGTCGTCGGTGCCCTCGTGCTCGACGTCGTCGACGCTCTGGTCGCGCAGGCTGAGACACACCTCGGGGTCGCGATGCCCGGCCGGACCCACCTGCAGCATGCGCAGCCCGTGCTCCTCTCGCACCATCTGCTGGCGCATGCCTGGGCCCTGCTCCGCGACGTCGACCGGCTCCGGGACTGGGACGCGCGCACGGACGCCTCGCCCTACGGTTCCGGTGCGCTCGCCGGGTCCTCGCTCGGGCTCGACCCGGAGGTCGTGGCGAGGGAGCTCGGCTTCGCGCGCGCCGTCGAGAACTCCATCGACGGCACCGCCTCGCGGGATTTCGCCGCGGAGTTCGCGTTCGTCTGCGCCATGACCGCCGTCGACATCTCGAGGATCGCCGAGGAGGTCGTCCTCTGGGCCACGAAGGAGTTCTCATTCATCACGCTCGACGACGCCTACTCCACCGGCTCGAGCATCATGCCGCAGAAGAAGAACCCCGACGTCGCTGAGCTCGCACGCGGCAAGGCGGGCCGTCTCGTCGGCGACCTGACCGGTCTGCTGACCACCCTGAAGGCGTTGCCGCTCGCCTACAACCGAGATCTCCAGGAGGACAAGGAGCCGGTGTTCGACGCGATCGACACGCTCGAGGTCCTGCTGCCCGCCTTCTCCGGGATGCTCGCGACGATGACCGTGAACACAGAGCGGCTCCAGGCCCTCGCGCCACAGGGCTTCGCCCTCGCCACCGACATCGCCGAGTGGCTGGTACGCGCCGGTGTGCCGTTCCGCACGGCTCATGAAGTGGCCGGAGCCTGCGTCCGCGAGTGCGAGTCGCGGGGGATCGAGCTGTGGGACCTCAGCGACGAGGACTTCGCCCGGATCGACCCCCACCTCACGCCCACGGTGCGCGACGTGCTCTCCGTCGAGGGGTCGCTCGCCTCGCGCGACGCCGTGGGCGGGACGGCTCCAGTGCGCGTCGCCGAGCAGCTCGTCGCGGCTCGTGACCGCTCGGCAGGTGCCCGTGGCTGGGCAGAGCGGGTTACCGTCTAG
- a CDS encoding DNA-3-methyladenine glycosylase produces the protein MRPRTDASRLPRDFFDRDVHAVARDLLGAHVSHAGVTVRITEVEAYGGVGDPGAHAFRGRTPRNAVLFERPGSLYVYFTYGMHFCSNLVAGPHGQGAAVLLRGAEVVDGEDLARVRRDAPGKPPVPARDLARGPARLAVSLGLSRPHNGLDTVAPDCPVRVTGRHADPDVPVRTGPRVGVTGPGGEGDSYPWRYWLEGEPTVSAYRPGVLRARRTQP, from the coding sequence GTGAGGCCACGGACCGACGCGTCACGACTTCCGCGCGACTTCTTCGACCGCGACGTCCACGCGGTCGCTCGCGACCTGCTCGGCGCCCACGTCTCCCACGCGGGGGTCACCGTGCGGATCACCGAGGTCGAGGCCTACGGAGGCGTCGGCGACCCGGGGGCCCATGCCTTCCGGGGGAGGACGCCACGCAACGCCGTGCTCTTCGAGCGTCCGGGTTCGCTCTACGTCTACTTCACCTACGGGATGCACTTCTGCTCCAACCTCGTGGCGGGCCCGCACGGCCAGGGAGCCGCAGTCCTGCTTCGGGGGGCAGAGGTCGTCGACGGGGAGGACCTGGCCCGCGTCCGTCGGGACGCACCGGGCAAGCCGCCGGTGCCGGCCCGCGACCTCGCCCGTGGCCCGGCCCGCCTCGCGGTCTCGCTCGGTCTCTCCCGCCCGCACAACGGTCTCGACACCGTGGCCCCGGACTGTCCTGTCCGCGTCACCGGCCGACATGCGGACCCGGACGTACCGGTGCGCACCGGTCCCCGCGTCGGCGTCACCGGACCGGGTGGAGAGGGGGACTCCTACCCGTGGCGGTACTGGCTCGAGGGTGAGCCAACCGTCTCGGCCTACCGCCCGGGTGTGCTGCGCGCCCGCCGTACCCAGCCCTGA
- the tyrS gene encoding tyrosine--tRNA ligase has product MTDIFDELQWRGLVAQSTDEAALREALAEGPLTLYCGFDPTAPSLHFGNLVQLVVLRRFQRAGHHVICLVGGSTGLIGDPRPTSERVLKTKEQTASNVARIKALVQPFLDFDGANAAILVDNLDWTASLTALDFLRDVGKHFRVNQMVKKEAISARLESQEGISYTEFSYQLLQALDFRHLYRTYGCTLQTGGSDQWGNLTAGVDLIHRSEGASVHCFTTPLLVDSGGTKFGKSEGNAVWLSADMTSPYSFYQYFLNIEDASVVSMLKVFTDLGQDEIAELERQVKEEPFRRAAQKALAGDITTLVHGADATAAVQAASEALFGKGELHGLDASTLTDATAELPGARIEVGTSFVDALVAAGLVDSRNAARRAIADGGASLNNVKVSDPDRILGDDDFLHGTVAVLKRGRKSLAAARKAD; this is encoded by the coding sequence GTGACGGACATCTTCGACGAGCTGCAGTGGCGCGGCCTGGTGGCACAGTCCACCGACGAGGCGGCGCTGCGCGAGGCACTCGCTGAGGGCCCCCTCACGCTGTATTGCGGCTTCGACCCGACCGCTCCCTCCCTCCACTTCGGCAACCTCGTCCAGCTCGTGGTGCTCCGGCGGTTCCAGCGTGCGGGGCACCACGTGATCTGCCTCGTCGGTGGCTCGACCGGGCTGATCGGCGACCCGAGACCCACCTCGGAACGCGTGCTCAAGACCAAGGAGCAGACGGCCTCCAACGTCGCGCGCATCAAGGCCTTGGTGCAGCCGTTCCTCGACTTCGACGGGGCCAACGCCGCGATCCTGGTCGACAACCTGGACTGGACGGCGTCGCTGACGGCCCTCGACTTCCTACGTGACGTGGGGAAGCACTTCAGGGTCAACCAGATGGTCAAGAAGGAGGCCATCTCCGCGCGCCTCGAGAGCCAGGAAGGTATCTCGTACACCGAGTTCAGCTACCAGCTGCTCCAGGCGCTCGACTTCCGGCACCTCTACCGCACGTACGGGTGCACGCTCCAGACCGGCGGGAGTGACCAGTGGGGCAACCTCACGGCCGGCGTGGACCTCATCCACCGGTCGGAGGGCGCCTCCGTCCATTGCTTCACGACGCCCCTGCTCGTCGACTCCGGCGGAACCAAGTTCGGCAAGTCGGAGGGGAACGCCGTCTGGCTCTCGGCGGACATGACGAGTCCCTACTCCTTCTACCAGTACTTCCTCAACATCGAGGACGCGTCGGTCGTGTCGATGCTCAAGGTCTTCACCGACCTCGGCCAGGACGAGATCGCAGAGCTCGAACGGCAGGTCAAGGAGGAACCGTTCCGTCGTGCGGCTCAGAAGGCCCTGGCCGGCGACATCACGACACTCGTCCACGGAGCGGACGCGACGGCCGCGGTGCAGGCTGCGAGCGAGGCCCTCTTCGGCAAGGGGGAGCTCCACGGGCTCGACGCGAGCACGCTGACCGACGCCACTGCTGAGCTGCCGGGAGCCCGCATCGAGGTCGGGACCTCATTCGTCGACGCGCTGGTCGCCGCTGGCCTGGTCGACTCGCGCAACGCGGCGCGCCGCGCCATCGCCGACGGCGGTGCGTCGCTCAACAACGTGAAGGTGTCCGACCCGGACCGCATCCTGGGTGACGACGACTTCCTGCACGGCACGGTTGCCGTCCTGAAGCGGGGCCGGAAGAGCCTGGCCGCAGCACGCAAGGCTGACTGA
- a CDS encoding ISL3 family transposase has product MRDASLWRALLGVDKTVIEQVEFDEDEQLLVAQVRPRSRARSRCGVCGRSCPGYDGGEGRRRWRALDLGTVQVVLEADAPRVSCRQHGVVVAAVPWARHGAGHTYAFDEQVAWLATQASKTTVTQLMRIAWRTVGSIITRVWADTERQFDRFAGLKRIGIDEISYKRGHRYLTIVVDHDSGRLVWAAPGRDKATLHAFFDALGEQRCAAVTHVSADGADWIAKVVTQRCPQAVRCADPFHVVSWATDALDEVRRDAWNQARGAVTRRRAGRASGHAKDLKGARYALWKNPGNLTEKQQAKLAWVARTDPRLYRGYLLKEGLRLVFQLPHQQAAEALDRWVAWARRCRIEAFVTLQRRIVKHRDSILAAIEHGLSNGRIESVNTKVRLITRIAFGFRSPESLIALAMLSLGGHRPVLPGRN; this is encoded by the coding sequence GTGCGTGATGCCAGCCTATGGCGTGCCCTGTTGGGCGTCGACAAGACGGTCATCGAACAGGTCGAGTTCGACGAGGACGAGCAGCTGCTGGTCGCGCAGGTGCGTCCTCGGAGTCGGGCTCGGAGCCGGTGCGGGGTGTGTGGACGGTCGTGTCCGGGCTACGACGGCGGTGAGGGCAGGCGGCGGTGGCGGGCGTTGGATCTGGGCACCGTCCAGGTGGTGCTGGAGGCGGACGCGCCTCGCGTCTCGTGCCGTCAGCACGGGGTGGTTGTCGCGGCGGTGCCGTGGGCGCGGCACGGGGCGGGGCACACGTACGCGTTCGACGAGCAGGTCGCGTGGCTGGCCACGCAGGCCTCGAAGACGACCGTGACGCAGCTGATGCGGATCGCCTGGCGCACGGTCGGGTCGATCATCACGAGGGTGTGGGCCGACACCGAGAGGCAGTTCGACCGGTTCGCCGGTCTGAAACGGATCGGGATCGACGAGATCAGCTACAAGCGCGGTCACCGGTACCTGACCATCGTGGTCGACCACGACAGCGGCCGACTGGTGTGGGCCGCGCCCGGGCGGGACAAGGCCACCCTGCACGCGTTCTTCGACGCCCTCGGTGAGCAGCGTTGCGCCGCAGTCACGCACGTGTCCGCGGACGGCGCGGACTGGATCGCCAAGGTCGTCACCCAGCGGTGCCCGCAGGCGGTCCGCTGCGCTGACCCGTTCCATGTCGTCTCCTGGGCCACCGACGCGCTCGACGAGGTGCGCCGGGACGCGTGGAACCAGGCGCGTGGCGCGGTCACCCGGCGCCGGGCGGGCCGGGCCAGCGGCCACGCGAAGGACCTCAAGGGGGCCCGGTACGCGTTGTGGAAGAACCCGGGCAACCTGACCGAGAAGCAGCAGGCCAAGCTCGCGTGGGTGGCCAGGACCGACCCGCGGCTCTACCGCGGATACCTGCTGAAGGAGGGCCTGCGGCTCGTCTTCCAGCTGCCCCACCAGCAGGCTGCCGAAGCGCTCGACCGGTGGGTCGCGTGGGCCCGACGGTGCCGCATCGAGGCGTTCGTGACCCTGCAGCGACGCATCGTCAAACACCGCGACTCCATCCTCGCCGCGATCGAGCACGGCCTCTCGAACGGTCGTATCGAGTCGGTCAACACGAAAGTCCGCCTGATCACGCGCATCGCATTCGGGTTCCGCTCGCCAGAGTCCCTGATCGCCCTGGCCATGCTCAGCCTCGGCGGTCACCGCCCCGTCCTGCCCGGCCGGAACTGA
- a CDS encoding tetratricopeptide repeat protein: protein MKNQLRTLSKENAEGVAQHLVMVSELLDVDPSAALAHAETAVRRAGRVPAAREALGLVAYRMGDWARALTEFRTVRRLSGSSHLLPLMVDCERALGRHAKALELAQSDEAANLAIDDRVELAIVTSGLRRDLGQLDAAIAGLSDLVRRLSPNRPSAARLYYAYADAKLAAGDAAGAREWFARAADADHELTTDAAERLDELDGAEVLDLSPEHDEDEELGSETPEP from the coding sequence GTGAAGAACCAGCTGCGGACCCTGTCGAAGGAGAACGCCGAGGGTGTGGCCCAGCATCTCGTGATGGTCTCGGAGCTGCTCGACGTCGACCCTTCGGCCGCGTTGGCGCATGCCGAGACCGCGGTGCGGCGCGCCGGAAGGGTGCCCGCCGCGCGAGAGGCGCTCGGATTGGTTGCTTACCGGATGGGCGACTGGGCGCGAGCTCTGACCGAGTTCCGCACCGTGCGGCGCCTGTCCGGGTCGAGCCATCTCCTGCCGCTCATGGTCGACTGTGAACGCGCTCTGGGACGTCACGCGAAGGCTCTCGAGCTGGCGCAGAGCGATGAGGCCGCCAACCTGGCGATCGACGACCGCGTCGAGCTGGCCATCGTCACGTCGGGCTTGCGCAGGGACCTCGGCCAGCTCGATGCGGCGATCGCCGGACTGTCCGACCTGGTGCGTCGGTTGAGCCCCAACCGGCCGTCTGCCGCGCGGCTGTATTACGCGTACGCGGATGCCAAGCTGGCCGCCGGCGATGCAGCCGGGGCGCGGGAGTGGTTCGCTCGAGCTGCTGACGCGGATCACGAGCTGACCACTGACGCAGCTGAACGGCTCGACGAGCTCGATGGGGCGGAGGTGCTCGACCTCTCGCCCGAGCACGATGAGGACGAGGAGCTCGGCTCCGAGACACCTGAGCCGTGA
- a CDS encoding HAD-IIA family hydrolase: MTELGSPSPDRAAAPVPSALARGRAGALSAAYSGLVCDLDGVVYRGVDAVPGAPEVLRRLTAHGMAIVYATNNASRLPSEVAEHLVSLGVPASAADVVTSAQAGAAELAASFPRGSRVLALGGPGVAAALREVGLTAVPPEAADAGAPVAAVLQGLGRQLRVRDFETAARHVTDGAVWVATNTDATLPVEWGHAPGNGAYVALLAQATGREPLVVGKPYAPLYQASVDRIGTRPEATLAVGDRLDTDIAGALSAGLDAAWVLTGVHRPSDLVRQPELGPPTWVIGALTELEQPYAAVLASADGFSCGGGYVQATQSGLEVAGGSATPVELVRAGLAALLDRTARGLLEPEDAVRVAGELDAWLDGSPPQ; encoded by the coding sequence GTGACCGAGCTGGGCTCGCCCTCCCCGGACCGGGCCGCCGCGCCCGTCCCTTCGGCGCTGGCCCGCGGCAGGGCAGGCGCGCTCAGCGCTGCCTATTCCGGACTGGTGTGCGACCTCGACGGCGTGGTCTATCGAGGAGTGGACGCCGTGCCCGGGGCGCCGGAGGTCCTGCGGCGTCTCACGGCTCACGGAATGGCAATCGTCTACGCCACGAACAACGCGTCTCGGCTTCCGTCAGAGGTCGCGGAGCATCTCGTCTCGCTCGGGGTGCCGGCATCCGCCGCCGACGTCGTGACGAGCGCTCAAGCGGGAGCGGCCGAGCTGGCGGCATCATTCCCGCGCGGGTCGCGGGTCCTCGCGCTCGGCGGTCCAGGGGTTGCGGCCGCGCTGAGGGAGGTTGGGCTCACCGCAGTCCCGCCTGAGGCCGCGGATGCTGGTGCGCCAGTCGCGGCGGTCCTGCAGGGGCTGGGTCGCCAGCTCAGGGTGCGGGACTTCGAGACGGCCGCCAGGCACGTCACGGATGGAGCGGTGTGGGTGGCGACCAACACCGACGCCACGCTCCCGGTGGAGTGGGGGCACGCGCCCGGGAACGGGGCCTACGTCGCCCTGCTCGCGCAGGCGACAGGGCGCGAGCCGCTCGTTGTCGGCAAGCCGTACGCGCCGCTCTACCAGGCGTCCGTGGACCGGATCGGGACCCGCCCTGAGGCGACGCTGGCTGTGGGGGACCGGCTCGACACCGACATTGCCGGTGCGCTGTCGGCAGGGCTCGACGCAGCCTGGGTGCTCACCGGCGTCCACCGCCCCAGCGACCTCGTCCGTCAGCCCGAGCTGGGGCCGCCGACCTGGGTCATCGGGGCGCTGACCGAGCTGGAGCAGCCGTATGCCGCTGTGCTGGCGAGCGCTGACGGGTTCAGCTGCGGGGGTGGGTACGTGCAGGCGACGCAGTCCGGTCTGGAGGTGGCTGGGGGGTCGGCCACGCCAGTCGAGCTGGTCCGCGCCGGACTGGCCGCTCTCCTCGACCGCACCGCTCGCGGGCTGCTCGAGCCGGAGGACGCGGTACGTGTAGCCGGGGAGCTGGATGCCTGGTTGGACGGGTCGCCTCCGCAGTAA
- a CDS encoding TlyA family RNA methyltransferase produces the protein MTRGRLDAALVARGLARSRAQAGELVRAGVVRVDDRVVDKPSHPVSELASIVLTRPADHWVSRAAYKLLRALELWPVDVAGRRCLDVGASTGGFTQVLLEHGAARVTALDVGHGQLAPVVASDPRVLDLPGTNIRDVGSGTVDGPFDLVVCDVSFISLSVVLPVLRPLVADDGDLIVLVKPQFEVGRERLARSGVVTSSGEHRRVLLAVHAAAGGVGLEVRGAARSPIRGGEGNVEFLLWLVPRRPGTGGLNADDMLVSIDAQEEEP, from the coding sequence GTGACTCGAGGTCGCCTCGATGCCGCCCTCGTCGCCCGTGGGCTCGCCCGGTCGCGCGCGCAGGCTGGTGAGCTCGTCCGGGCGGGCGTCGTCCGTGTTGACGACCGGGTGGTCGACAAACCGAGCCACCCGGTCTCGGAGCTCGCCTCGATCGTCCTGACCCGGCCGGCCGATCACTGGGTGAGCCGGGCGGCGTACAAGCTGCTCCGAGCTCTGGAGCTGTGGCCGGTCGATGTCGCTGGTCGGCGGTGCCTCGACGTCGGCGCCAGTACCGGCGGGTTCACCCAGGTCCTGCTGGAGCACGGGGCCGCGCGCGTCACCGCGCTGGATGTGGGGCATGGGCAGCTTGCCCCGGTGGTCGCGAGCGACCCCCGGGTTCTCGATCTACCCGGAACGAACATCCGCGATGTCGGGTCCGGGACGGTGGACGGGCCCTTCGACCTCGTGGTCTGCGACGTCAGCTTCATCTCCCTCAGCGTCGTCCTGCCGGTGCTGCGACCCCTCGTGGCGGACGACGGGGACCTCATCGTGCTGGTCAAGCCTCAGTTCGAGGTCGGCCGCGAGCGCTTGGCCCGCAGCGGGGTGGTCACCTCGAGCGGCGAGCACCGACGGGTGCTGCTGGCGGTCCATGCGGCGGCGGGGGGCGTCGGACTGGAGGTCAGGGGCGCGGCCCGCAGCCCGATCCGTGGAGGGGAGGGCAACGTGGAGTTCCTGCTGTGGCTTGTGCCACGTCGCCCCGGGACCGGCGGCCTGAATGCGGATGACATGCTGGTCTCGATCGACGCCCAGGAGGAGGAACCGTGA